DNA from Deltaproteobacteria bacterium:
GGAGCGATCCAGATACCGGAGGATTTTTGTTCCTCCTCGATACGACCGATACTCAAAAGATAGCGCGTTGTCCCCGCCGGATGGCAATTGGTAAACAGAATATCGTTGAGTACAAGAGGCACCCTCTCTCCCCGAGGGAGCCGCACCAAAAGACGTGCAAGCCTTTGGAGACGAAATTTGCCCCGAAGGATCGCCATCATTTTCTGTCTGAAATTTTTACGATACGTACGACAATAATAACCAACCGATTGGGAGGGAGCGGAGTTAATCCCCATCAGGAGTTGATCACTCACATAGTGAGAGGCCTCGAGGAATGTCCCATCCCCTCCGATCGTCAAAATCAGGTTATATCCTAGAACCTCCTTCAGATAATATCTTTGTCGAATGACAAACGGAATCCCGAGAGAAGCAAGATCCTCCTGAACCTGCCAAAAGGTCTCGAGATGTTCCTGATGGATCTTCTTCGATCCCCCGATCGCCACACTCCTCTCACGAACGAGCCTCAAGTAGTTGGGATCTTTTTCCTGAAGCGCATGCTCCTCGTAGGAGCTCTTTTTGTAAACGATAAGGACTTTCTTAATTTTCATGAATTGCTATATACAGATCGAAATGCGATCGCGCAAG
Protein-coding regions in this window:
- a CDS encoding NAD(+)/NADH kinase codes for the protein MKIKKVLIVYKKSSYEEHALQEKDPNYLRLVRERSVAIGGSKKIHQEHLETFWQVQEDLASLGIPFVIRQRYYLKEVLGYNLILTIGGDGTFLEASHYVSDQLLMGINSAPSQSVGYYCRTYRKNFRQKMMAILRGKFRLQRLARLLVRLPRGERVPLVLNDILFTNCHPAGTTRYLLSIGRIEEEQKSSGIWIAPAPGSTAAIHSAGGRVLPVTSKKFQFVVREPYQPFGNRYRLLKRIVSPAQEIKILSMMDEAAIYVDGPHLMFPLRRGEKFTVCQSNQPLYAVW